The region GGAAGGCCCGGTGCAGGGCATCCCTGGTGAGATCCGCCCCTCCCCCCCAGTTGCCGAATTCAAATCCCAGGCCGCGCAAGATTACTTCCCTGCCCTCGCGGTTGCGGCCAGCAGCGTTGCCGCCGGTCCCACAAATGGAAACCACTCCCCAGGGACTTTCGGTTCCCGCCCGCAAGGCCACCCAGCAATCATTGGTTAGGGTGTAATTCTGCTCTGGAAATACCTGGTCCAAGGCCTGGTGCAGATTTTTAAAATCATCTGGCAAATCGGCTCCCGCTAATCCCAGCACCACCTGGCTTAGGTCTTTGATGGTAATCCCGGCCTGCTCTAGGGCCGCGCCCAGCGACCCCTGCACCGCCTGCATGGCCGAGCCCATGCCTGCCACTTGGTAATTGGAAGGGCCGTCTTGACCCCACCCCAGGATGCGCCCCTGGCCATCGCCAACCACAGCCATGGTCTTGCTGGCTCCGCCGTCAATTCCAGCCACATATATGGTTGGCACCACGCCACCTCGCTCTCTACGCCAAGTTACCTTCTTTTCCCTATTTCCTCCATGCTGCCCCTGCCTGAGACTGCCTCTGTCTCCAGTCGCCACCGCCTCGTTTGGTTGATCAAGGCGCGCTGCGATACTTGTCAAATTGGGGCAAAAACTGGGCATTCTCCCGCCAGATATCTTGCCACAGGCTTTGGGCTACCCGGGCTCCAGGGACTAAGGGATGGTTTAGGAGTGCCAGATAGGCCAGCTGGGGGCTGCCTTTGGCGGCTGCCTGGACAGTAAGCTGTTCATAGGCTTTTACTTGCTGAACCAACCCCCGCACCGCCAGGGGCAACTGGCCACAGGCCAGGGGTCGGGCCCCTTGGGCGTCCACCAGGCAGTTGACTTCCACCACCGCCTCATCGGGCAGGTCGGTTATAGCCCCCCGATTGGGAACGTTGACCACATGCACCTCGCGGCGGTTATTGTGAAGAGCATCCAGGAGCGAAACCGCCGCCTCCGAATACCAGGCCCCACCCCGGAAAGAGAGCTGCGGCGGTTTGCTGGCCAGATCGGGATCCCGGTAAAGTTCAAACAGCTCCTTTTCCACCGCCATCACTTGCTCGGCCCGGGTACCCTTGCCACTGGCCACCTCTTCTTTCTCCTCCGCTACCGCCTCGCGGCTAAAGTAATAGTAACGAAGGTAGGGAGAAGGGATCATGCCCAGGGAAAGTACCGCTTCCTTCACCCATTCGCCCCCAGGTATGTTCTGGACCGCCATGCCGATGAACTCAGGCTTTTCCAGTACCTGGCGGGTAATGTCCCGGCCATCCAGGCTGATGCGCCGCGCCCAGCTAAGGTGG is a window of Clostridia bacterium DNA encoding:
- a CDS encoding 6-phospho-beta-glucosidase: MSRDNIKLAVIGGGSSYTPELIEGIIDHMETFPVGQIALVDIPAGQEKMEIIADLARRMLARAGLAERVEVQATLDRQAALEGADYIITQFRVGGLQARARDERIPLQYDVVGQETTGPGGFAKALRTIPVALEIAREVEAICPQAWIINFTNPSGIITEAISRYSNAKVIGLCNVPLSLKKALAALLSVDEERLDLDFVGLNHLSWARRISLDGRDITRQVLEKPEFIGMAVQNIPGGEWVKEAVLSLGMIPSPYLRYYYFSREAVAEEKEEVASGKGTRAEQVMAVEKELFELYRDPDLASKPPQLSFRGGAWYSEAAVSLLDALHNNRREVHVVNVPNRGAITDLPDEAVVEVNCLVDAQGARPLACGQLPLAVRGLVQQVKAYEQLTVQAAAKGSPQLAYLALLNHPLVPGARVAQSLWQDIWRENAQFLPQFDKYRSAP